Proteins encoded within one genomic window of Papio anubis isolate 15944 chromosome X, Panubis1.0, whole genome shotgun sequence:
- the ELK1 gene encoding ETS domain-containing protein Elk-1, which yields MDPSVTLWQFLLQLLREQGNGHIISWTSRDGGEFKLVDAEEVARLWGLRKNKTNMNYDKLSRALRYYYDKNIIRKVSGQKFVYKFVSYPEVAGCSTEDCPPQPEVSVTSAMPNVAPAAVHATPGDTASGKPGTPKGAGMAGPGGLARSSRNEYMRSGLYSTFTIQSLQPQPPPHPRPAVVLPNAAPAGAAAPPSGSRSTSPSPLEACLEAEEAGLPLQVILTPPEAPNLKSEELNVEPGLGRALPPEVKVEGPKEELEVARERGFVPETTKAEPEVPPQEGVPARLPAVVMDTAGQAGSHVASSPEISQPQKGRKPRDLELPLSPSLLGGPGPERTPGSGTGSGLQAPGPALTPSLLPTHTLTPVLLTPSSLPPSIHFWSTLSPIAPRSPAKLSFQFPSSGSAQVHIPSISVDGLSTPVVLSPGPQKP from the exons ATGGACCCATCTGTGACGCTGTGGCAGTTTCTGCTGCAGCTGCTGAGAGAGCAAGGCAATGGCCACATCATCTCCTGGACTTCACGGGATGGTGGTGAATTCAAGCTGGTGGATGCAGAGGAGGTGGCCCGGCTGTGGGGGCTACGCAAGAACAAGACCAACATGAATTACGACAAGCTCAGCCGGGCCTTGCGGTACTACTATGACAAG AACATCATCCGCAAGGTGAGCGGCCAGAAGTTCGTCTACAAGTTTGTGTCCTATCCTGAGGTCGCAGGGTGCTCCACTGAGGACTGCCCGCCCCAGCCAGAGGTGTCTGTTACCTCCGCCATGCCAaatgtggcccctgctgctgtacATGCCACCCCAGGGGACACTGCCTCTGGAAAGCCAGGCACACCCAAGGGTGCAGGAATGGCAGGCCCGGGTGGTTTGGCACGCAGCAGCCGGAACGAGTACATGCGTTCGGGCCTCTATTCCACCTTCACCATCCAGTCTCTGCAGCCACAGCCACCCCCTCATCCTCGGCCTGCTGTGGTGCTCCCCAATGCAGCTCCTGCAGGAGCAGCAGCGCCCCCCTCGGGGAGCAGGAGCACCAGTCCAAGCCCCTTGGAGGCCtgcctggaggctgaggaagccGGCTTGCCTCTGCAG GTCATCCTGACTCCGCCCGAGGCCCCAAACCTGAAATCGGAAGAGCTGAATGTGGAGCCAGGTTTGGGCCGGGCTTTGCCCCCAGAAGTGAAAGTGGAAGGGCCCAAGGAAGAGTTGGAAGTTGCCAGGGAGAGAGGGTTTGTGCCGGAAACTACCAAGGCCGAGCCAGAAGTCCCTCCACAGGAGGGCGTGCCAGCCCGGCTGCCCGCGGTTGTTATGGACACCGCAGGGCAGGCGGGCAGCCACGTGGCTTCCAGCCCTGAGATCTCCCAGCCACAAAAGGGCCGGAAGCCCCGGGACCTAGAGCTTCCACTCAGCCCGAGCCTGCTAGGTGGGCCAGGACCCGAACGGACCCCAGGATCGGGAACTGGCTCCGGCCTCCAGGCGCCTGGGCCGGCGCTAACTCCGTCCCTACTTCCTACACATACATTG ACCCCGGTGCTGCTGACACCCAGCTCGCTGCCTCCCAGCATTCACTTCTGGAGCACCCTGAGTCCCATTGCACCCCGTAGCCCGGCCAAGCTCTCCTTCCAG TTTCCATCCAGTGGCAGCGCCCAGGTGCACATCCCTTCCATCAGCGTGGATGGCCTCTCGACCCCCGTGGTGCTCTCCCCAGGGCCCCAGAAGCCATga